The Panulirus ornatus isolate Po-2019 chromosome 32, ASM3632096v1, whole genome shotgun sequence genome includes a window with the following:
- the LOC139759115 gene encoding bolA-like protein DDB_G0274169, protein MLARVVTGTAQRFTSATLFSNIFSREVHAMASGGPVETIIRNKLEEKLHPTHLEIMNESYMHNVPSGSETHFKVLVISEAFSDLPLIKRHRLVNTILSEELQNGVHALSIVARTPAQWSKEPQEVEKSPACRGGFGK, encoded by the exons ATGCTTGCCAGAGTTGTGACAG GGACAGCACAAAGATTTACCTCTGCAACtttattttcaaacattttcagTAGAGAAGTTCATGCAATGGCTTCAG GTGGTCCAGTAGAGACAATCATAAGGAACAAGTTGGAAGAAAAATTACATCCCACTCACTTAGAAATAATGAATGAATCATATATGCACAATGTTCCATCAGGCTCTGAAACTCACTTCAAGGTCCTGGTAATTTCTGAAGCATTCAGTGACTTGCCTCTTATCAAG CGTCATCGACTTGTGAATACTATACTTAGTGAGGAGCTACAGAATGGAGTTCATGCTCTTTCCATTGTG GCACGAACACCAGCTCAATGGTCTAAGGAACCACAAGAAGTTGAAAAAAGTCCTGCATGCCGTGGTGGATTTGGCAAGTAA